One region of Synergistaceae bacterium genomic DNA includes:
- a CDS encoding type II toxin-antitoxin system Phd/YefM family antitoxin — MMLLEGNVVKATGVSTFRKSLKENLDRVIKNKEILIVTRPEDENIVVLSEDRFNDVMREISNLKYLLKLRNAEEEIDKGNYVAFDIDL; from the coding sequence ATGATGTTATTGGAAGGAAATGTAGTGAAAGCTACTGGTGTGAGCACATTTAGAAAATCACTTAAAGAGAACTTAGACAGAGTTATAAAAAACAAAGAAATATTAATAGTAACCAGACCGGAAGATGAAAACATAGTCGTTTTGAGTGAAGATCGCTTTAATGATGTTATGAGAGAGATAAGCAATTTAAAGTACCTATTGAAACTTAGAAATGCTGAAGAGGAGATAGATAAGGGGAATTACGTAGCGTTTGATATAGATTTATAA